In Amaranthus tricolor cultivar Red isolate AtriRed21 chromosome 5, ASM2621246v1, whole genome shotgun sequence, a genomic segment contains:
- the LOC130813494 gene encoding protein FAR-RED IMPAIRED RESPONSE 1-like, producing the protein MILGTSRNPKERPWTVRVFPGEKGIHNHPFFMYIDGQIRVNRMTVDIRQHIRDLSATGMQPAFIMSSIRRNFPRFYASMNQIYNERQSMRREEMDGRTPLQHCLYMATEHNYVVWRDLDSEDQLTRLLIANPTSIQMLRSWPHVVLIDTTYKTNKQKWPLCEIIGMTPTNHNFLVALCLMRDEAAVSYSWVLERLRDIYGTVQTPDVIVTDRDEGLSAAIHAVFPDVRHLLCVWHIGNDVENMVDKLCGGKKNQQGQLFRQTKWNPLVNSMTIADFENRWEGIVSTWSTRNRRVVQYLAGTWIPHKEKFVRAWTNDCLHLGNQTTSRVESQHSSFKYYLGSGNSSFDTLFKRAHAQITNQQSKIRQALEESKNSISRTSRLNFLRPLYRHVSIFVLELLMMEHNRMLTLGSCLLEKCGCV; encoded by the exons atgattttaggaactagtcgtaacccaaaggaaagaccttggacggttagagtgtttcctggtgaaaaaggaatacataaccatccgttcttcatgtacatagatggtcaaataagagtaaataggatgactgtggatatcaggcagcacatacgagatctaagtgcaactggcatgcaaccagcatttataatgtcttcaattagaagaaattttcctcgtttttatgctagtatgaatcaaatttacaatgagaGACAGTCAatgaggagagaagagatggatggtaggactcctcttcaacactgtctgtatatggccacggagcataattatgtagtttggagggacttggatagtgaggatcagttgactagattattgattgcgaatccaacttctatccagatgctacgttcgtggccccatgttgtgttgatagacacaacgtacaaaacgaataagcaaaagtggcccctttgcgaaatcattggaatgacgccaacgaatcataatttcttggttgcattatgtttgatgcgagatgaggcggctgtgtcttattcttgggtgttggagaggttgagggatatttacgggACAGTGCAGACGCCGGAtgtaatcgtaacggatcgggatgagggtttgtctgcagctattcatgctgtctttccag atgtacgacatctattatgcgtatggcatattggcaatgacgtggagaacatggtcgataaattgtgtggcggcaagaaaaatcaacagggccagttattcaggcaaacaaaatggaaccccttggttaacagtaTGACGATCGCCGATtttgaaaacagatgggaagggattgtgtccacttggtcgactaggaacCGGAGAGTCGTGCAATATTTGGcaggaacatggattcctcacaaagagaaatttgtgcgtgcgtggacgaatgattgtttgcacttgggtaaccagactaccagtagagttgaaagtcaacactcttccttcaagtactacttgggtagcggtaatagctcattcgatacgctgtttaaaagggcgcacgcacaaattacgaatcaacaatcaaaaataagacAAGCTCTTGAGGAATCTAAGAATTCCATTTCAAGAACGTCGCGACTAAATTTTCTACgaccgttgtatcgtcatgtttctATATTTGTCTTGGAACTattgatgatggagcacaacCGGATGCTAACCCTGGGCAGTTGTCTTTTAGAAAAATGCGgttgt GTCTaa
- the LOC130813493 gene encoding protein MAINTENANCE OF MERISTEMS-like — translation MRPHPVVTITADEADIAWGAVTLAHMYRQLGMATRTGCKTIAGCLTLLQTWIYEYFPAFRPHPRQADMPNKTRAEMWSPPKPIRELSRLIDCRSILDAMTEAQVEWTPYLTYDRFSKTDVYRPSTKHH, via the exons atgcgTCCTCACCCTGTTGTTACTATTACCGCTGATGAGGCTGATattgcttggggtgcagtgacgcttgctcacatgtatcgccaactgggtatggcgacaaggactgggtgcaagactattgctggttgcctgacactgttgcagacatggatttacgagtacttcccagccttccgcccccatccGCGTCAAGCTGACATGCCGAACAAGACAAGGGCAGAGATGTGGTCCCCGCCGAAGCCAATCCGCGAGCTGAGCAGACTGATAGACTGTAGGAGCATACTGGATGCCATGACAGAGgcacag GTGGAGTGGACTCCGTACTTGACTTATGATAGGTTTTCCAAAACGgatgtatatcgtccaagtacaaagcaccattAG